One Thermoanaerobaculum aquaticum genomic window, CCAACACCCCGGCCGTCACGCCCACCCGGACCCCTACTCGCACCAATACGCCGGCCGTGACACCCACCCGCACCCCAACCCGCACCAATACCCCGGCGGCTACCCCAACGCGCACGCCCACCCGCACCAACACCCCGCCACCGACGTTCACCCCGACCCCCACCCGCACCCCCACCAAGAAACCCCTTGGTCCCGAGCCGCCTCCTCAGGCTAGGCTCAAAACCAATCCTTTGGATCGTCTGGCTTCCGTTTTCCGGCAGGCATGGGCATCGCTGGTGGCCGGCGTGAAAGCCTCCGCTTCGCCGCGGGTTGCAGAAGCGCAGGTGGGTACGGGCAACATTTACGAGTACAGGTTGCGGTACTTTAACCCCAGCCGTTTGGCGGTGGTCAAAAACGTGATGGGTGACTCGGTGAGCGTCTGGGTGCCACCCCAGGAGTGGCCTGCGGTGGACAATAGCTTTTGGAACGAAAGCGTGGTCACTGATACCAGATCGGGTATCACCACCCGCACGTACACCACCTTGACCTGCCAGGCGATGGCCCCAGCACCCCCGTTTGACACAGCCGCCTTGCCCGCCCCACGTCTCCCAAGGAACGTGGTCGGTCGCTATAAAGACAAGATCAATTGGGCAGTGCTCACCTATTCTTACGATGAGGGTGACCCCACCGTCTCTATTTCGAACTGTGATACCTGTACGGTAAACCGCGAGATCAACTACTCAATGCTTGGCGACGTGACCAGCATTCTGGACAAGATGAAGCTTGCCAAAGATGGAGGCTTCAAGGTGTGGGCGGGGACGCCCACCAAGGGAGCCCTTAAGTTTGCAAAAGAGGTAATTCAAAAGACCAAGGACGGTCTCTTATTCACGGATTACCAAGGCCAGGTATTCAGTCCCCCTGGCGACGCGCTGGCGCAGTGTCGCCTTTGGGGTGTTTTGCTGATTACGGATGGAGCTTCCAATTACTGTAACCCAGAGAGTGGGGAGCCAGGTGGGCGCGATAACTGGTGGAACGACTGCGCCACCAATGCCAGCAGTAACTGGGCTGACTACCCACCGGGCGAGGCCGATGCTATTTTCAACCTCTGGAGCCCCAACCCGCCCCGGACCTTTGCCATTGGGCTTTCCGCAGACGTGAACCAGTGCGAGCTTAACTGGACTGCCTTTAAGGGCCGCACCGACGCTTCGGCACCTTTGGGCGACGGGGGCGTGAAGTATCAGTCCGACCCCAGGTTGTGGGACCCGGTTAACGGAACGTGGGCAAACTTTGACCCCTCCGCCCCATACGCATTCTTCGCCTTGACCCCGGAGCAATTCGAACAAGCCGTGGAGGCGGTGCCCGCCTCTCTGGGCACTGGTGATTACGTGACTGGTCCGCCCTCCGGTGCGCCGTCAGCCTCCGGCACCGGCACCGTAGGGCTCATTGCATCGGTTAAGTACCCCACCTGGCAGGGCCACCTCTACGCTTACGATGTCACCAATAAAGTATTTGACGCCCCGCCCTACTTCCCGCTGCTGTGGGACGCGGGTCAGGTTCTGGCTTCGGGGAATAACGGCTTTGCCCGCAAGATTTACACCTGGAACCCAATCACCAAGGACCTAATTCTAATTGACGATCCAGCTTCCGATGCCGCCACCCTCAACGCCTTGTGCGGTGGCTGTGGCATTACGCCCCAGGTGGTGGACTTCATGCTGGGCAACGACGGCACCCTGACCAACACCCGCCGCCCCTGGCTTTTGGGGGCCCTGGTGAACAGCACACCCGCCATCATCGGCGCACCGGAGCATTGGACGCAATCCATCGGGTTGGATACCCAGCGTCGCGATTTCGAGGCTACTTACTCGACTCGCCATTCAATTGTTTGGGTGGGAGCTTCTGACGGCATGCTCCACGCGTTTGACCTTGTGGACGGGGCAGAAGTCTTGGCTATCGCCCCGCCCGACCTTTTGGACACACAAGTGCGGTTGTTTACCCAATACTCCCTGGACCCAGTCCGCTTCCCCATGGGGCAACCGGCCGCCGCCGACCGTCACATCTATGGGGTTGCTAGCTCGCCACGGTTTGCCGATGTGTACGACGGAAGCAAGTTCAGGACCGTGCTCTACCTCACCGAGGGCCCAGGTGGTACCGGTCTCCATGCTTTGGACGTGACCCATATCTACCCCGGCCGTACCATTGACGCCATAAATTACCCTGCAGATCCCAACTACAGCGCCACCAAGCCTTTTGAACCGCTGTTCAGCATTACCCAAAACGGGGAAGCGGGTACCTCGGCGGTTTCGGGCTTGAAACTTACGCTCTCCGTGCCCGCAGTGGCTCGGGATGAGACAAACGTGTGGAGGGTGATGGTGGCCCGCGGGTATCCCTGGCCATCTGATCCTAACAAGCTCACAGCGCCGCAGGTGTTTGTCTTCGACGCTCTCACCGGCGCCCTTCTTGATACCGAGACTTTGAGCTCTCTGGCTGACGCCAAGGTTTGGGTGAAAAACCAGGCCCTTGCGGACACCGGCTTCTTCCAAACCCGCGCCAAGTTCTTTAGGCCCGATAACGCTGCCGACCAAGGTGTGCAACCCGACCTTCACGGACAGCTGTGGGTCTTGGATCGCCTTACTGCCAGCAGCTTCAAAGCAACGGTGAAGGCCTCGCTCGCTGACAAGTTCGGCAGTCGGTTCGTACCGTTCTACTTCCCCTCTGCGGAAAATGGCTGGCCCACCAACGATCCAAAATACGACGTTTACGCCCTAGCGTCTGGGAGCTATTACGAAAACTCCTGGTTTATTAACCCGCCAACCACCACTTGGAACGGCGGAAACTTCTTCCGTGCTGGCCTTCACGTAGTGGTTGATAAGTTCGATCCGCCCAAGTCAACCAACACCTTAAGCCTCTGGGTTGAGGATCAAAAGCACCCCGATCCTGACAACCCACCGTTGAATCCGGGCGATCCGGTGATTTTGGAACCCTTTAGCCCCAGGTCTCAGCCCACAGCCCCGCCGTTCCTCTTCGTTCCCGAGGAAAAGAAGGGCGGGGCAGATGTGCTTGTCGTCGCGCTCATCTACGATCCCGATGCCGAGTTTTGCTTCGGCCACACCTACTTGGTCACTTGGAAGGTGAAACCCTCTGACCTTTCGAACCCGGGTGAGTTCAAGGCCTACGAAGGCGGGAAGGGGGCTTCTTCCGGAATCTTAGTGACTCCATCCGGCATTGTTTTTGCCAAATCGTGGGTGGGTAGCGAGTCTGAAGGTAACGCGTACTTTGAGCCTCCCCAGGTGCCCATTGATACGGGTGGAGCACCTACTCCCAGGGGGATCCTCTGGTGGCGAGAAGTCCAGTAGCGTTAACCGGTCTTCACCAGCGGGGGCGGGCTACAGCCCGCCCCCGCTGTGTTTCACCTTCGCTCGAAGAAGAACTGTACCGCCAACTCGAGGATCTACCGGCCTTTCGCGCGTTGGTGCGCGCGAAAGAAACGCTGCTCCTCCGTTCTTGGCCCAGACCTAGACCGGTTGTGGATTTGGGGTGCGGAGATGGGCACTTTGCCTCCATGACCTTTGCCCCACCGGCGGACGTTGGCGTTGATCCCCATTGGCTGGCCCTGCGGGAAGCCTCCGCTCGAAAAGGCCACCGGCTGCTGGTGCGGGCCAACGGGGCCAATCTGCCGTTTCCCTCGCAATCCGTTGGCACGGTGGTTGCCAACTCGGTGCTGGAGCATATCCCGGCGTTAGAAGCGGTGCTTTCCGAAGTGGTTAGGGTCCTGCGGCCGCAGGGGCGCTTCTACCTCACGGTCCCAGGGCCCGGCTTTTCCCGTTACCTTTCTGTGGCGCGGTTTTTCGACGCCCTCAGGTTAAGACCGCTCGCTGGTTGGTACCGGACGTTTTTCAACCGGGTTTCCCGCCACGTTCACGTGGACCCGCCGGAGGTCTGGATCGCCCGCCTGGATCGGCTGGGGTTTTCGGTGGTGGCCTCGCAGTCGTACCTGGGACCACGGGCGTTAACGGTGGTGGAGTGGGGCCACTACCTGGGCTTCCCGCTTTACCTGGCTAAGAAAATCACCAAGAGCTTTCGGCCCTGGCATTGGCGCTGGAAGCAAGCGTGGCTGGCGCACTGGCTGGTCAAGGTGGCCGCCGAAGACGTAGGGGAAGGGGCGTACTGGTTTTTCGCGGCGGAAAAGGGGAATACAACGTAAAATACGTTTATGACGCTCTTGTTCCAAGGTTTTGCCTGGTACGGGTTGTTGTTCGTGGGCGGCGTTGCGGGCTTTCCCCTAGCAAAAAAGTTGGTGCCAAGCGGTCTCGGGGCATGGGCTTGCGCACGCCTCGTGGGTTTCGCTATTCCCGCCTTTTTGTGCTGGTACCTGGGATTAGCAGGCTTAACCGGCTGGGTTTGGGTGGCCCTCCCGGTTGTCGCTTTTGGCGTGTTTTGGGGCACCCGAAACATCCGCCAGGAACAGAAAACCATCGTGGAGTTGGAAGCGGTAGGCCTTGCAGCTTTTTGGCTGCTGGTTTTGCTCCGCAGCCAAAACTTTGCAGTGACGGGAACGGAAAAACCCATGGATTTAGCCATTCTCGCCAGCCTCATGCGCCCCCAGGCTCTCCCACCGGGCGACCCCTGGTTTGCCGGTTATCCTCTTCCCTATTACTACTGGGGGTTTTTGCCTTGGACTCTGCCAGCCAGACTGTCGGGGTTTTTCCCAGACGAGGTTTTCAACCTTCTCGTCCCCACTTTGGCCGGTCTCACGGCGCAGTTAGCCTACGCTTGGGCGAGAACCTGGGACCTGGGGAAGCTTCCCGCGACAGCTGCAGCTGCAAGCTCAGTTTTTTTGGGCACTACCGATGGGTGGGTCCAGCTCTTGAAAGGCGAGGCCGGCTTCTTTACGTCCAACCTGTGGGACGCCTCGCGAGGAATTGCTCACACCATCACCGAGTTTCCGTTGTTCACCTACCATTTGGGGGACCTGCACCCCCACCTGTTGTGTCAGCCTTGGATTCTCGGCTGCTTCCTTCTTTGGACAGGTACCGAGAGCTTGCGCTGGCCTCTCAAGCTGTTAGTTCGGGCCCTGTTCTTCGGGGTGGTGGCCGCGACCAACCCCTGGGCCGTGCCTTTTCTTGGCCTCTCCCTGGCGGCGCTTCTCTGGGCCACCACGGGCCGAACGTTCCATGCGGGTGGTGAAGCGCTGCTTGCCGGCCTTTTGGCTTTCGCCCTGTTTTTCCCCGCCTGGGCTAGCTTGCCTGCCGGTGCTTCCGGGCTGGGATGGGTCACAACTCCCACCACCCTCGGAGAAATTGGGCGGGTCCTTCTGCCTGCCCTTATCCCATCTCTCGTTTTTGCCGCCTGGTTCTTCTTCAAAGAACACCGCCTCTTAGGGCTTCCAGCAGCGTTTCTGGGCTTTGTGGTCGTCGCTTTGGCTTCTGCCAGGCCTCTGGTGGCCCTGGCCCTGACCCTGGCCGTGGCGGCCTTGTGGTTTGCCATCAAGAACGGCGACGCCAAACCAGCTGCTGCCATCCTGGCATCGTGTCTGGCAGGTCTCATGCTGATGGAGCTCGTTTACCTCAAGGACCCGTACGGGCCCGAGTGGTACCGCATGAACACGGTGTTCAAAACCTTAAGCTTTGTCTTTCTGGTGCTGCCGGTTCCCAGCATCCGTTTGTTGGCGCTGGCTCAAAACCTTGGATTTCCACGGGCACTCCGCTGGCTCATCCTTCCCTGGGCCCTGAGCTTACCCCAGCTTGCCACCCTGGCTCGCTCCGCCTGGCCACCACCCCCTGACTTTTCCGGCCTTTACTGGATGGCCCCCGGTGAGGCGGAAGCCGCGCACTTTTTGCACCGGACTAGCGCCTCGGAGATCCTCGTTGAAGGCATTGGTCCCGCCTACTCCGACGCCGCTCGCCTGAGCGCCGCCTCAGGGGTGCCTGCGGTTTTGGGTTGGGAAAACCATGAGGGCCTTTGGCGCCGGCCTGAGTTCGGCCCTCTCATCGCGGACCGCAGCGAAAAGGTGAGCAGCCTCTACCGCTGTCAAGAGGTTGAGTGCGTGCAGGGTTTTGCCGCCGAGCTGGGGGCCACGTTGTTGGTAGTGGGCTCCGTGGAACGCCGCCTTTACCCGGAAATGAACGAAGAGGTTCTCAAAAACGCTGGGGACGTCGCCTTTGCCTCAGGCGAGGTAACCCTCATCCGCCTGGCACCGCCCCTCCCCTAGCATGAAACACAAGAAGCTCTTCTTCCCCTTCGTTTTGGCCGCCACTCTTCGCTTTACCGGCTTGGCCTGGGACGGGTGGTATCACCAGCACCCGGACGAGCGCTTCTTGGTCATGGTTGCGGAAAGCCTTTCCTTCCCCAAAAGTTTGGGTGAAGCTCTGGATCCTAACCGCACCCCACTTAACCCACAAAACCACCCCGAGTTTGGCTTTTACGTTTACGGCGCACTCTTCCCCAACCTCAATTTTACGGTGGCCAAGCTCTTTGGCTTGGCCCACTACCGGGGTCTTCTGCAAACCGGGCGGGTCTTGGCTTCCTTGTTTGACTGCCTCACCCTTTGGGTTTTAAGCCTTACCGCTTGGCGCTTGGCCGGCCCCGGGGCCGCAACGACCGTGGCGTGGCTTTACGCCTTTTCCGGCCTTCTGGTCCAAAACGCCCGATTTGGCACTCCTGATGCCCTGGGCATGCTGGCCGTAGCCCTGTGCCTGGCCTTCAGCCTCCGGGCTCAGTCCACCCCGCGCGCAGCGCTTGCGGGCTTGGCGGTGGGGCTTGCCGCAGCCGTCCGTCCTAACTTGGTCACAATGGCCTTGCCGGTGAGCCTCGCTCTTCTCTTGATGCCGTTGCGCAAACCAACCGCAAGGCCGTGGCTATCACGTGTCCTTTGGCTGTTGGTTGCCGGTGGAACGGCCCTGGTTACCTGGAAGCTTCTGGACCCTGGTTTCTTCGCCACCACTTTTTCGCCACTGCCGCACCCAAGAAGGCTGGCCTCGTTCCGTGAGCTGGCAGGATTTGTTTCCGGAGAAGGCCAGTACCCGCCTAACCTTCAGTGGGCCGACCGCGGTCCCGTCTTTCTCCTTTCCAATTACCTCTTTTGGGGGTTGGGACCAGCCTTGGGGCTAGCCTTCGCCTGGAGCCTCGTGGGGACTTTCAAGCGCGCACTCCTAGGGGATCGGCACACTTGGGTCATGCTGGCCTGGCTCGTTCCAGTTACCGCCTTTCAGGCCACGCGCTTGGTGTGTTCTGCGCGACATTACTTAGGCGCAACTCCGTTTTTCTTTTTGCTCCTGGCCATTATTGTCCGCCGCTGGCCTGCAAAACTGCGGGTCGCCCTGGTGGTTCTCACGCTCCCCTGGGGCCTTGCTTGGGCCGCGCGAGCCTGGCAGCCCTATACCCGGCTGGAAGCCAGCGAGTACCTTAGAGCCCATTTTCCACCTGAAACCGTCATTGCCACCGAGGCCTGGGACGATGGGCTGCCCATTGATTACGGTGCCGAACGTTTTAGGTACCGAGAAATTCCGGTGTACGCTCCCGACACTCAAGAAAAACGGGAACAGCTCCTCGCTATTCTTCACGAAGCCAAGGTAATTGTCCTTTCTTCCCAAAGGGGTGTAGGGAGCATCTGCCGGGTCCCCGACGCCTATCCCCTGATGTCCGAGTTTTACCACTTGCTCTTCGGTGGTCAGCTGGGTTTTCGCCTGGTGCACAGCCAGGAACGCCGCTTGGGGTGGGGTCGCTGGGGGCTTTCAGACCTTGGGGCTGAAGAAGCATTTTCCGTTTACGATCACCCACCGGTTTGGATTTTTGCAAAGGATGCCAGCTACAACCCGGAGATGGTGACCCACCTTTTGGCGCGGGTAAGGCTTCCGGAAAACACCGACTGGCACACCCGTGAGCTGGAGGCCCGCGGCCTTCCCCCCTATTTGAAGATTCCCGCGCAAGCCTACAGCACGTTTTTCAACTGGGGAAGAGGCTTTTTGGCCCAAGGAGCAAGTACCCTTTTGTGGCTGCTCTGGTGCGAATGGCTTGGTCTTTTGGCGACCGTCTGGCTCGTACACAAATGCGGCTTGGGCAGGCCTGCGGGGAGCCTGCTAGCAAGGCCTCTGGCCTTTCTGGTTCTGGGTATGGTCTTGCTTTGGACCGGCACCTTGGGAATGCCCCGCTGGCAATGGCTGCCATGGGTGGTGGTGGCGCTGATCCTGAGCTGGCGCTGGCGTTTCCTCCTGTGGTCAACTCTGAATCATGCCGAGGTTGGTTTTGCCAGACATTTGTTTGTCTTCACCTTCATTATCTTCCTGGCCATTCGCGCTTTTAACCCTGAAATTTACTGGGGTGAAAAGCCAATGGACAGCGCGATCTTCTTTTCCTTGGTACGCTCGCCTAGCGTGCCGCTCGCTGACCCTTGGTTTGCGGGGTACCCCATTAACTACTACTTTTTTGGCTTTTTGCCCCACGTCGCCCTGGCTTCCGCTTCTTTGGCGCATCCAGCGGTAGCTTTTAACTTGGCGGCGGCTACGGTACCTGCCTTGACTTTTTTGGGTGCGGCCTCGGTCAGTTTCACTTTCTGCCAAAGAAAATCCTCGGCTCTTCTCGGGGGCGTCATGGCCCAATTGGCAGGAACCGCCTACCTGTTGGTGCGACCGGGTCACCTTTTGAGTCCCAATTTTGACCGTTTCTGGGCGAGTTCGAGGGTAATCCCGGAGGGGATTAACGAATATCCAGTGTGGACGGCGCTGTTTGCGGATCTCCACGCCCATTTCTTAAGCTTTCCCGGGTTTCTCACCACCGTTGCCCTGCTTTTGTTTTTGGCCCAGGGATGGTACCAGGCCCGGAGTCTCCTATTCCCTCTGGCCCTGGCACTGGCCGCGCAGTACATGAGTAACACCTGGGAAATGCCGGCTTTAGCCTTCCTTTTCATGGTTGCCGTGGGGGCGAGCATGTCAACGGCGCCCCGTCCTTATGTTTGCGGCCTGTGGTTCGGTGCTCGTACCCTTTTCTTCGCTGCTCTCTTGACTTACCCATTCCTCAGCGCCCAGCACCTTCCGCAGGGTCGGTTTTTTCTCGAAAAAGGGCAAGGGGTGACGTGGGACCAGTACCTGGAGCTGTACGGCGTTCACGGCGTCGTCTTCCTCCTCGTGCTGGTCGCTGCTTGGCAAGGCCTAT contains:
- a CDS encoding PilC/PilY family type IV pilus protein translates to MTCQAMAPAPPFDTAALPAPRLPRNVVGRYKDKINWAVLTYSYDEGDPTVSISNCDTCTVNREINYSMLGDVTSILDKMKLAKDGGFKVWAGTPTKGALKFAKEVIQKTKDGLLFTDYQGQVFSPPGDALAQCRLWGVLLITDGASNYCNPESGEPGGRDNWWNDCATNASSNWADYPPGEADAIFNLWSPNPPRTFAIGLSADVNQCELNWTAFKGRTDASAPLGDGGVKYQSDPRLWDPVNGTWANFDPSAPYAFFALTPEQFEQAVEAVPASLGTGDYVTGPPSGAPSASGTGTVGLIASVKYPTWQGHLYAYDVTNKVFDAPPYFPLLWDAGQVLASGNNGFARKIYTWNPITKDLILIDDPASDAATLNALCGGCGITPQVVDFMLGNDGTLTNTRRPWLLGALVNSTPAIIGAPEHWTQSIGLDTQRRDFEATYSTRHSIVWVGASDGMLHAFDLVDGAEVLAIAPPDLLDTQVRLFTQYSLDPVRFPMGQPAAADRHIYGVASSPRFADVYDGSKFRTVLYLTEGPGGTGLHALDVTHIYPGRTIDAINYPADPNYSATKPFEPLFSITQNGEAGTSAVSGLKLTLSVPAVARDETNVWRVMVARGYPWPSDPNKLTAPQVFVFDALTGALLDTETLSSLADAKVWVKNQALADTGFFQTRAKFFRPDNAADQGVQPDLHGQLWVLDRLTASSFKATVKASLADKFGSRFVPFYFPSAENGWPTNDPKYDVYALASGSYYENSWFINPPTTTWNGGNFFRAGLHVVVDKFDPPKSTNTLSLWVEDQKHPDPDNPPLNPGDPVILEPFSPRSQPTAPPFLFVPEEKKGGADVLVVALIYDPDAEFCFGHTYLVTWKVKPSDLSNPGEFKAYEGGKGASSGILVTPSGIVFAKSWVGSESEGNAYFEPPQVPIDTGGAPTPRGILWWREVQ
- a CDS encoding class I SAM-dependent methyltransferase gives rise to the protein MRAKETLLLRSWPRPRPVVDLGCGDGHFASMTFAPPADVGVDPHWLALREASARKGHRLLVRANGANLPFPSQSVGTVVANSVLEHIPALEAVLSEVVRVLRPQGRFYLTVPGPGFSRYLSVARFFDALRLRPLAGWYRTFFNRVSRHVHVDPPEVWIARLDRLGFSVVASQSYLGPRALTVVEWGHYLGFPLYLAKKITKSFRPWHWRWKQAWLAHWLVKVAAEDVGEGAYWFFAAEKGNTT
- a CDS encoding DUF2298 domain-containing protein; the encoded protein is MTLLFQGFAWYGLLFVGGVAGFPLAKKLVPSGLGAWACARLVGFAIPAFLCWYLGLAGLTGWVWVALPVVAFGVFWGTRNIRQEQKTIVELEAVGLAAFWLLVLLRSQNFAVTGTEKPMDLAILASLMRPQALPPGDPWFAGYPLPYYYWGFLPWTLPARLSGFFPDEVFNLLVPTLAGLTAQLAYAWARTWDLGKLPATAAAASSVFLGTTDGWVQLLKGEAGFFTSNLWDASRGIAHTITEFPLFTYHLGDLHPHLLCQPWILGCFLLWTGTESLRWPLKLLVRALFFGVVAATNPWAVPFLGLSLAALLWATTGRTFHAGGEALLAGLLAFALFFPAWASLPAGASGLGWVTTPTTLGEIGRVLLPALIPSLVFAAWFFFKEHRLLGLPAAFLGFVVVALASARPLVALALTLAVAALWFAIKNGDAKPAAAILASCLAGLMLMELVYLKDPYGPEWYRMNTVFKTLSFVFLVLPVPSIRLLALAQNLGFPRALRWLILPWALSLPQLATLARSAWPPPPDFSGLYWMAPGEAEAAHFLHRTSASEILVEGIGPAYSDAARLSAASGVPAVLGWENHEGLWRRPEFGPLIADRSEKVSSLYRCQEVECVQGFAAELGATLLVVGSVERRLYPEMNEEVLKNAGDVAFASGEVTLIRLAPPLP
- a CDS encoding DUF2298 domain-containing protein encodes the protein MKHKKLFFPFVLAATLRFTGLAWDGWYHQHPDERFLVMVAESLSFPKSLGEALDPNRTPLNPQNHPEFGFYVYGALFPNLNFTVAKLFGLAHYRGLLQTGRVLASLFDCLTLWVLSLTAWRLAGPGAATTVAWLYAFSGLLVQNARFGTPDALGMLAVALCLAFSLRAQSTPRAALAGLAVGLAAAVRPNLVTMALPVSLALLLMPLRKPTARPWLSRVLWLLVAGGTALVTWKLLDPGFFATTFSPLPHPRRLASFRELAGFVSGEGQYPPNLQWADRGPVFLLSNYLFWGLGPALGLAFAWSLVGTFKRALLGDRHTWVMLAWLVPVTAFQATRLVCSARHYLGATPFFFLLLAIIVRRWPAKLRVALVVLTLPWGLAWAARAWQPYTRLEASEYLRAHFPPETVIATEAWDDGLPIDYGAERFRYREIPVYAPDTQEKREQLLAILHEAKVIVLSSQRGVGSICRVPDAYPLMSEFYHLLFGGQLGFRLVHSQERRLGWGRWGLSDLGAEEAFSVYDHPPVWIFAKDASYNPEMVTHLLARVRLPENTDWHTRELEARGLPPYLKIPAQAYSTFFNWGRGFLAQGASTLLWLLWCEWLGLLATVWLVHKCGLGRPAGSLLARPLAFLVLGMVLLWTGTLGMPRWQWLPWVVVALILSWRWRFLLWSTLNHAEVGFARHLFVFTFIIFLAIRAFNPEIYWGEKPMDSAIFFSLVRSPSVPLADPWFAGYPINYYFFGFLPHVALASASLAHPAVAFNLAAATVPALTFLGAASVSFTFCQRKSSALLGGVMAQLAGTAYLLVRPGHLLSPNFDRFWASSRVIPEGINEYPVWTALFADLHAHFLSFPGFLTTVALLLFLAQGWYQARSLLFPLALALAAQYMSNTWEMPALAFLFMVAVGASMSTAPRPYVCGLWFGARTLFFAALLTYPFLSAQHLPQGRFFLEKGQGVTWDQYLELYGVHGVVFLLVLVAAWQGLSWVPHRWFVGAVALLATAYIWGPVYFTLVDKMNTYFKLGLQAFLLLGAFAGGLWGKSYELSPTWPRRLLRGCAWALMAVGLAQATWNAWAVVTTRRLPGPRPTLDGQAYLRSAQPPVAVAAERCQKSPLGVVAEEASPSYGDNLRLPMFCGVPAMVGWDYHLWQRGKSQAEIRLRMADLDLILRGSPPEMAKALANRWDIDWRASWQEPPSPLPDFEPLSETDGRVWVRSKK